The region CTGGACGATCCAGGACGAGAACAGCACGAACGGCACGTACGCCGACGGCAGGCGGGTCCGCGAATGGGGCGTCGGACCCGGCAGCGTCATCCACTTCGGCAGCCCCTCCGACGGCCCCCGGGCGGTCTTCGCCGGCAGGCCCTCGCAGCGGCCGTCAGGAGCCTTCCGATCCTCGGCCAGCGGCACCTTCCAACGGCCGACCACCGTACGGCCGCTGCCCGCCCGCACCGTCCGTATCGGCCGCGGCGCCGACAACGACCTGGTCATCGACGACCTGGTCGTCTCCCGGAGGCACGCCGAACTGCTGGCCCATCCGGACAGGACGTACGAGATCCTCGACCTCGGCAGCCACAACGGCACGTTCCTCAACGGGCAGCCCGTCACGCGCGCCCCGATCACCACCGGTGACATCGTCGGCATCGGCCACTCCGCGTTCTGCCTCGTCGGGGACGAGTTGCAGGAGTACGTCGACACCGGCGAGGTCTCCCTCGATGTCCAGGAACTCACCGTCGCCGTGGACCGCGGCCGAAAGATCCTTCTCGACGAGGTGTCCTTTCCCGTCGGCGAGAAGTGTCTGCTGGCCGTCGTGGGCCCCAGCGGCGCCGGGAAGTCCACGCTCCTCAACGCGCTCACCGGGCAGCGCCCCGCCGACCGCGGCGCGGTCCTGTACGACGGACGCGACCTCTACCGGGATTACGCCGAGCTGCGCCAGCGCATCGGCCTCGTGCCGCAGGACGACATCCTGCACGCCCAGTTGACGGTGCGGCGGGCCCTCTCGTACGCCGCCGAGCTGCGCTTTCCGCAGGACACCGCGAAGGCGGAGCGCCAGGCGCGGGTCGACGAGGTCATCCAGGAGCTGGGCCTGGAGCAGCGCGTCGGCCAGCCCATCCACAGTCTGTCCGGCGGTCAACGCAAGCGGGTCAGTGTGGCCCTGGAGCTGCTGACCAAGCCGTCGCTGCTGTTCCTGGACGAACCCACCTCCGGTCTCGACCCCGGCATGGACCGCTCGGTGATGCACATGCTGCGCGGCCTCGCGGACGACGGCCGTACGGTCATCGTGGTCACCCACAGCGTGCTCAGCCTCGACGTCTGCGACCGGCTCCTGGTGCTCGCGCCCGGCGGCAAGGTCGCCTACTTCGGACCGCCCGAAGACGCCCTCGCCTTCTTCGGCTACGAGCAGTGGCCCGAGGCGTTCGAGGCCTTCGAGCACGACCAGGGCCGGGACTGGGCGGGGGAGTACCGGAGCTCGCCGCTCCAGGGCCGGTACATCGACAGCTCCAGCCCGCAGCCTCATCTGCTCCGGGACGGCCCGGCCGCCGCCGTCGGACCGCCGCCCAAGGCACAGAGCTGGGTCGCGCAACTCGGCACCCTGGTGCGCCGGTACGCGGCCGTGCTCAGCGCCGACCGGACCTTCCTCGCCGTCATGATCGCGCTGCCGTGCATCATGGGCGTGATGGCCCGCGCCGTGGCCGGCAGCAAACTGACGCTGGAGACGTCGATGAACGCGCTGCTCACCCTGTGCATCGGCGGAGTCCTGGCGGGCGCGGCCAACGCCGTACGCGAAGTGGTGAAGGAACGGGTCATCTACCAGCGGGAGCGCGCGGTCGGCCTGTCCCGGTCGGCGTACCTGATGTCGAAGATCGTGGTCCTCGGCACCATCACCGTTCTCCAAGCCGTCGTCCTCACCCTCGTCGCGCTGTTCGGCGTCGACCTCGACGCCCCCCGCGGCAAAGGGGTCCTCATGTCGCCGCTTCTCGAGATCACGCTGGCCGTGGCCCTGCTGGCCTTCAGCGCGATGATGCTCGGCCTCCTGGTCTCCGCCATGGTGACCAAGGAGGAGGTCACCATGCCGCTGCTGGTGCTGATCGCCGTCGTCCAGGTGGTCTTCAGCGGCGCGCTGCTCAAGCTGCACGGCGTGCCCGGCATGGAGCAAGTGGCCTGGCTCGTCCCCTCCCGCTGGGCCCTGGGCGCGATGTCAGGGACCATCGCCCTGGGCCGGATCGTCCCGGGGACGCTCACCTCCGACCCCCTGTTCCGGCACGAGCCCAGCGTGTGGCTGGTCAACGTGAGCATGCTGGCCGTGCTGTCGATCGTCTTCGGGTGCGTGGTGGCCCGGCTGCTGCGGCGGCACGAACCCGAGGTCATGCGGAAGTAGGTGCGATGACGACTCCCGACCCGGCGACGACCGACGACTTCCGCCCGACGCACGTCGTTCCGCCGGACGGCCTGCCCGCCTGGGAGGCGCCGGACCCCTCCCGGCCCACCGTGCCGCTCGACGCGCTGCTCCCGGTGCAGCTCGTCGAGCGGCTCGGTGACTGGGGCCGGGTCGTCTGCGCCAACGGCTGGTCGGCCTGGGTCGACGGGCGGCTGCTGGTGGCCGTACCGCAGCCGTCGCCCGCGGAGGGCGACCCCCTCACCCGAACGGCCGACCCGCGCCCGCTCCTCGCCCGCGTCGAGCAGGCCCTCATCCGCTATCGGAGCGCGGCGGAGGACCTGGCGGCCGGGCGGCTGGACGGGGCGTCCTTCCGCGGCATCACGCGCGGGCAGCGGATCGGGGTGGTCGTCGACGGCGAGTCCCTCTGGCTGTACGACGCCGAGCACGAGCGCTGGGTGTACACCGACGGGACGCGGCTGAGCACGTACGCGGTCGCGGACGAACCGGCGGCTCCGGAGCGGAACGGGAGTGTTCCGGGCCGGGCCCGCACCGGTGTCGTACGGTCACCCGACGACCATGAACCGACACGTCTCGTCCCGGAGGTGCCGGACGAGCCGCGTGACCGCTGACAGCGCGGGAGACGACCGCCCTGGCGGCCGGTGTCGCTCCTAGCCGACCGTGTCCTGCACGACCTCGCCCCTTCGGTGGACTCCCCGTGCCAGCAGGGCGCCGAGGAACCCGGTCACCAGGCCCCACACGACGGCGAGTCCGAGCGCGCTCCAGAGTTTCGGCTTGAGGAAGAGCTCGCCCGCGAGGCCGCCGCCGGCGTCACCGATGCCGATGAGCGACAGGGCGTAGTGCGCCGAGATCCTGCCGACCAGGCAGATCATGAGCACGGTGAGCGCCAGCGCGAGGGCCATGTGGACGGCGTGCTGCCAGGCCCGCGTCCGGGCCGGTGAGCGGGCGGCCATCAGAAACGCGGCGCCCAGGAGCAGCAGCGCGTCGACGACCAGCAGCCACCACACCCTGCCGTCGTAGTGGCCCAGGGTGCGCAGGTTGACCGTGGAGACGTCCGGGGTGCGCAGCACCTGGTCGAGGACGTGCGGCATGGGCAGCCCGAACGGCCCGTCCACCCGCCCCCTCCAGGTGGCGCCCAGCCCGATCGTGAAGGCGAGCCAGGCGAGGTTGGGCAGCCCGAGGAAGATCACCGCGAAGGTCTCGGGTACGTGCCCGCGCGTCGCGGCCACCACCAGCGCGACGACCGCTCCCACGGCGACGCAGGCGAGGAGCAGTACGACCATGGCGTACGCGGCCGGGCGCACCGACTCCTGGAAGCGCAGCAGCCGGGCCGGGAGCGGCGCTCCGCGCGACACCAACAGGGCGAGGACGAGGACACCCGCGAGCCACAGCACCCCGTAGAGCAGCGTCAGCGGCACGGCTGTCTCGAAGCCCACCTCGGGCGAGACCCCGATGAGGTCGCCGAGGTCGCTGATCGTCCCGGTACCGAGGGAGATCTTGAAGTTCTGGTGGGAGTACAGCGCGAGTCCGAGGAGGGCCAGCAGCCACAGGACCGCGATCCTGGCGGCCCAGCCGGCCAACTCGGGGGCGCCCGCGACGGCCCGGTGCCGCAGCGGCCGCAGGAACCCGGCGGCGACCACCAGGGCCCCGGCGAGCGTGACGGACAGGGGGATCACCGTCAGTCCCGCCCGGGTGTCGGCGATCACGCCTGCGTCACCCGCGAGCTCGATGGTGCCGCCGACCGCGGTCACGACGGAGGCCGCGACGACCCGGGGGTAGGCGTGCTCGGGCAGGCCCGTGGCACCGGCCCCCCACAGCCCGAGAGCGGCGACCGCGAGCATGACGATCACCCCGGCCACCACCGCCAGGAGGGCCTGGACCCAGCCGTGGCGGGCGGCCGTCCGCTCGCCTGGAGTGGCGACGACCTGGTCGGACGGTGTCTGCGGGCTCACGCTGTCACGCTAAGCAGCACCGGGGTCCACCGCTCGTCGGGAGGGCCGACCGCGTCAGCTTGCGGGAGACACCCGACCGGAGCACACAATGGGCTCGTTGCGGAATGAACCGGCATATAACGCGTGAAACGCCGCGGGATCCCTACGCCCGGAAGAAGAGTTCGTGAGCGTCGACCCGTCGTTCCCCGACCGGCCCACCGGACCCCCGTCGGGCCCGCTGTCGGGCTCCCCCCGGCCGGGTGCCTCCGAGCACGCTCCGACCCGGGGGATCGGCCGCCCGCTCGCGCCGCCGCCGAGCGGTCCGCCGCCCGGACCGCCGGGCGCAGGCGGTTCAGGAGGCGGCGGTCCCGGCGGTCCGCCCGGTCACGGCGGCGGCCCGAACCACCCCTGGTGGAAGTCGGCGCCGCGGATGGCGTTGATCACCGGGGTCGTGGTGGCCGGGGTGGTGCTCGGTGTCGTCCTCACCCGCTCGGGCGGCACGTCCGGCACGCCGTCGGGCGGTGAGTTGTTCCTGCAGGCCGCGAACAAACCGGGTCCCGACCCGTTCACGGAGTCGACGGCGAAGGACAGTTCCACCGCGCCGGTGACACCCGCGGCGAACATGCCGGAGTCCGCCAACGTGACGCGCGGCGTGTCGGGTTCCGCGCCCGGGCTCTACGGCGGCACCCGCAACACCGCGAGTTGCGATGTGGAGAAGCAGATCGAGGCGCTCCGGGCGGAACCGGCGAAGAACAAGGCGTTCGCCTCCGTGGAGGGCGTCCAGCCCACTGGGGTCCCTGCCTACCTGCGCTCGCTCACCCCCGTACAGCTGCGGATGGACACCCGCGTCACCAACCACGGCTACCGGGACGGCGCGGCCACCAGCTACCAGGCGGTGCTCCAGACGGGCACTGCGGTCCTCGTCGACGGCCATGGTGTGCCGCGCGTGCGCTGCGC is a window of Streptomyces mirabilis DNA encoding:
- a CDS encoding FHA domain-containing protein; its protein translation is MGERSVAPTAPELVLETETGSTVLSPSRDYHVGRDPSSEIVIDDVRVSWHHAVLRPEADHWTIQDENSTNGTYADGRRVREWGVGPGSVIHFGSPSDGPRAVFAGRPSQRPSGAFRSSASGTFQRPTTVRPLPARTVRIGRGADNDLVIDDLVVSRRHAELLAHPDRTYEILDLGSHNGTFLNGQPVTRAPITTGDIVGIGHSAFCLVGDELQEYVDTGEVSLDVQELTVAVDRGRKILLDEVSFPVGEKCLLAVVGPSGAGKSTLLNALTGQRPADRGAVLYDGRDLYRDYAELRQRIGLVPQDDILHAQLTVRRALSYAAELRFPQDTAKAERQARVDEVIQELGLEQRVGQPIHSLSGGQRKRVSVALELLTKPSLLFLDEPTSGLDPGMDRSVMHMLRGLADDGRTVIVVTHSVLSLDVCDRLLVLAPGGKVAYFGPPEDALAFFGYEQWPEAFEAFEHDQGRDWAGEYRSSPLQGRYIDSSSPQPHLLRDGPAAAVGPPPKAQSWVAQLGTLVRRYAAVLSADRTFLAVMIALPCIMGVMARAVAGSKLTLETSMNALLTLCIGGVLAGAANAVREVVKERVIYQRERAVGLSRSAYLMSKIVVLGTITVLQAVVLTLVALFGVDLDAPRGKGVLMSPLLEITLAVALLAFSAMMLGLLVSAMVTKEEVTMPLLVLIAVVQVVFSGALLKLHGVPGMEQVAWLVPSRWALGAMSGTIALGRIVPGTLTSDPLFRHEPSVWLVNVSMLAVLSIVFGCVVARLLRRHEPEVMRK
- a CDS encoding streptophobe family protein codes for the protein MSPQTPSDQVVATPGERTAARHGWVQALLAVVAGVIVMLAVAALGLWGAGATGLPEHAYPRVVAASVVTAVGGTIELAGDAGVIADTRAGLTVIPLSVTLAGALVVAAGFLRPLRHRAVAGAPELAGWAARIAVLWLLALLGLALYSHQNFKISLGTGTISDLGDLIGVSPEVGFETAVPLTLLYGVLWLAGVLVLALLVSRGAPLPARLLRFQESVRPAAYAMVVLLLACVAVGAVVALVVAATRGHVPETFAVIFLGLPNLAWLAFTIGLGATWRGRVDGPFGLPMPHVLDQVLRTPDVSTVNLRTLGHYDGRVWWLLVVDALLLLGAAFLMAARSPARTRAWQHAVHMALALALTVLMICLVGRISAHYALSLIGIGDAGGGLAGELFLKPKLWSALGLAVVWGLVTGFLGALLARGVHRRGEVVQDTVG
- a CDS encoding DUF6777 domain-containing protein; translation: MSVDPSFPDRPTGPPSGPLSGSPRPGASEHAPTRGIGRPLAPPPSGPPPGPPGAGGSGGGGPGGPPGHGGGPNHPWWKSAPRMALITGVVVAGVVLGVVLTRSGGTSGTPSGGELFLQAANKPGPDPFTESTAKDSSTAPVTPAANMPESANVTRGVSGSAPGLYGGTRNTASCDVEKQIEALRAEPAKNKAFASVEGVQPTGVPAYLRSLTPVQLRMDTRVTNHGYRDGAATSYQAVLQTGTAVLVDGHGVPRVRCACGNPLTPAVAQQTVPRRTGDIWASYRSQNVVVVVPATTTIDVFVIYDLHRDEWVGRHRGDTDGRRDERTYPPAKPSPAVSVSSAPPKSPSPKSPSSSSPSPPPSSPSPSSSTAPSSSSSASSDAPAADVSSPPTSTSSDPNYPSSEPPTTASESGPYSGRTSSDTTIDATASAGATTADTSSSYGVPEPALTPPGY